In the Candidatus Hydrogenedentota bacterium genome, one interval contains:
- a CDS encoding GIY-YIG nuclease family protein, whose protein sequence is MPATNFHYVYLLVSEKYPDRHYTGCTLDLRARLEMHNAGSVSHTAKFGPWRLETCTAFRSKKKARDFESYLKSGSGREFARRHF, encoded by the coding sequence ATGCCTGCCACAAATTTTCACTACGTTTACCTGCTGGTCAGCGAGAAGTATCCTGACCGGCACTACACGGGATGTACTCTTGACCTGCGCGCCCGACTCGAAATGCATAACGCCGGATCAGTATCCCACACGGCCAAATTCGGGCCGTGGCGACTAGAAACATGCACCGCATTCCGTTCGAAGAAGAAGGCCCGAGACTTTGAATCCTATCTCAAGTCCGGCTCCGGCCGGGAATTCGCGCGCCGCCATTTCTGA